Proteins from a genomic interval of Chroococcidiopsis thermalis PCC 7203:
- a CDS encoding chlorophyll a/b-binding protein: MTAQPQPTTTPRLEEPKFGFNEYAERLNGRAAMIGFLLMVAIEVVTGHGVLAWLGLK; the protein is encoded by the coding sequence ATGACTGCCCAACCTCAACCAACAACTACACCTAGACTAGAAGAACCGAAGTTTGGCTTCAATGAGTATGCCGAGCGTTTGAACGGACGAGCGGCGATGATCGGTTTTTTATTGATGGTGGCGATCGAAGTTGTTACCGGACACGGCGTACTAGCTTGGCTGGGCTTGAAATGA